One genomic window of Pecten maximus chromosome 3, xPecMax1.1, whole genome shotgun sequence includes the following:
- the LOC117323907 gene encoding uncharacterized protein LOC117323907: MTGHNGVERYKMYGGTGRRHVGSHRQIDISDMSPVLPHQSSHTSHGGGSRNHSRENSQPTGGNSKRTNLGNDTFFKTDPKLKKASETYKIPMDSIQGRRTSYIPSQGAKSRYGNHRAGSASKTVPLKDGGLEAKYVDMGRKQTGALRSVNSHPVQSSKSSIGGTQRKQTRDVAMYSSGISTQGKWGKDLFPKTAQETEGLPAVQSKHQPHLTSRNNSIKPRQSLHMPAGSKLDLGRHGGHLDSTHTDSNQHGFSHDKRPSSAHHSSHSSTNHSPRHSQKTSTPPGSRQAMPIKNNVDDMKIMLDGGASKSIGLKDTPRLLQRHQAAHPSNSLPIQIHQAAHPSNSLPIQIHQAAHPSNSLPVQIHQAAHPSNSLTRQPGSKQGMLDGTEGKSNDSQQHSVTNRQANLRFHQAAHPSNSLPRHSQNHTSLVGSKPDLEVLTQNNDSDKRTKNDGTRSDLIFEDSNSFSFLEIPHQASHTSNSSSRRNPVESQQITITPLDPKSGIVLNTGNNNNSLGGNGDKGTKLIDTNLQFHNMQHQAFHVSNITPRHNPA, encoded by the coding sequence ATGACCGGGCATAATGGCGTTGAGAGGTACAAAATGTATGGTGGTACCGGAAGGAGACATGTCGGTTCACATCGACAAATAGATATCAGTGATATGAGTCCCGTGTTACCACACCAGTCGTCCCACACAAGCCATGGAGGCGGATCCAGAAACCACAGCAGGGAGAATTCCCAGCCAACAGGTGGAAATTCCAAACGAACTAATTTGGGAAACGATACCTTTTTCAAGACGGATCCCAAGCTGAAGAAGGCTTCCGAAACATATAAAATCCCCATGGATTCGATTCAGGGGAGACGAACGTCGTACATACCCAGCCAAGGTGCGAAATCTCGCTACGGGAACCACAGAGCAGGTTCTGCCAGCAAAACTGTCCCGCTTAAGGATGGCGGTCTGGAGGCAAAGTATGTTGACATGGGAAGGAAACAGACAGGTGCCCTTCGATCTGTAAATTCTCATCCAGTACAGTCATCCAAATCAAGCATAGGTGGCACACAAAGAAAACAAACGAGGGATGTGGCAATGTATTCAAGTGGAATTTCCACACAGGGAAAGTGGGGAAAAGACTTGTTTCCAAAGACAGCTCAGGAAACGGAGGGCCTTCCTGCAGTACAGAGCAAACACCAGCCTCACTTAACATCGCGAAACAACTCGATAAAGCCTCGACAAAGCCTACACATGCCCGCTGGCTCTAAGCTAGACCTGGGCAGACATGGTGGCCATCTGGATAGTACACATACCGACTCTAATCAACATGGATTCTCGCACGACAAGCGTCCATCTTCGGCACACCATTCATCACACTCAAGTACTAACCATTCACCTCGACACAGTCAGAAAACTTCGACACCTCCGGGCTCTAGGCAAGCTATGCCCATCAAAAATAATGTTGATGATATGAAGATAATGCTTGATGGGGGCGCAAGCAAATCTATCGGCTTGAAAGATACACCGCGTCTTTTACAAAGACACCAGGCAGCTCACCCAAGCAACAGTCTGCCAATACAAATCCATCAGGCAGCTCATCCAAGCAACAGTCTGCCAATACAAATCCATCAGGCAGCTCATCCAAGCAACAGTCTGCCAGTGCAAATCCATCAGGCAGCTCATCCAAGCAACAGTCTGACAAGACAACCTGGCTCTAAGCAGGGTATGCTTGATGGTACCGAAGGTAAATCTAATGACTCACAGCAACATTCAGTTACGAATAGGCAAGCCAACCTCCGTTTCCATCAGGCAGCTCACCCGAGCAACAGTTTGCCAAGACACAGCCAGAACCACACCAGTCTAGTTGGCTCCAAGCCGGATTTGGAAGTACTTACACAGAACAATGATTCTGACAAAAGAACAAAGAATGATGGCACCAGGAGTGATCTTATATTTGAAGATTCCAACAGCTTTAGTTTTTTAGAAATACCACATCAAGCTTCGCATACAAGTAACAGTTCGTCTCGACGCAACCCAGTCGAAAGTCAGCAAATTACAATAACACCACTTGACCCTAAATCGGGCATTGTCTTAAATACTGGGAACAATAATAACAGTCTTGGGGGAAATGGTGATAAGGGAACTAAACTTATCGACACTAATTTACAATTCCACAACATGCAACATCAAGCATTCCACGTAAGTAACATTACTCCGCGCCATAATCCAGCATAA
- the LOC117323909 gene encoding probable tubulin polyglutamylase ttll-15 has translation MDYSQKIPSYNFMYNPPQHRRSRGPGKLITAASVVLGFGIILTILNIYELHKMKEDHMIHIQPATEGKTGTFGSKQPVVWVEGKHLGTGYLKHVFTVFDRIGYAVGDSESKWDVLWSHEYPFETLSKKLADLKPHQRVNHFPGTGYITNKVSLATSSISYIPKAFKIPSEKDTFLKYTQQHPEKLWVQKRNSHRGIKIKKIKDLDLANDGSFVQEYVDKPFLIDKRKFDIGVYTILTSIDPLRVYIVEGEVLLRFCAADYHPFDPTNTKKYVVDDNYTPVWEMPSLKNIYDDGMYTCKETLDTYLEQTGCNHLKLWEDIKDSIRQVYLHKEKELISSSARFRNVRNFFEMVRFDFVLDDQLNVYLMEVNMSPNLSSGHFWRNKRIYEHVVYNVLSLVGVAKSTSNAFEDSDLDGKDMSASDKDVTVFPMWCTERKCLTDCQSEKCSICHQCLNRDTKESFKHAFMEHINRGTCRRIFPKPVKQEEALKWSPATANEEYHSLNSRNKKMYIWFMGKCRLDPGWCF, from the exons ATGGATTATTCTCAAAAGATTCCATCATAT AATTTCATGTATAATCCGCCCCAACATCGTAGATCTCGAGGTCCGGGGAAATTAATAACAGCAGCTAGCGTAGTTTTAGGATTTGGAATCATCCTCACCATCCTTAACATCTACGAACTACACAAGATGAAGGAAGACCACATGATTCATATTCAACCAGCGACAGAGGGGAAAACAGGAACATTTGGATCCAAGCAACCTGTTGTATGGGTGGAAGGAAAACAT CTAGGAACAGGCTACCTGAAGCATGTGTTCACAGTGTTTGACAGAATTGGGTATGCTGTTGGTGACAGCGAGTCTAAGTGGGATGTCCTCTGGTCACACGAATATCCATTTGAAACTTTGTCCAAGAAATTGGCAGATCTTAAACCTCATCAAAGG gTGAACCATTTTCCAGGTACTGGGTACATCACCAACAAAGTCAGTCTGGCCACCTCCTCCATCTCATACATCCCTAAAGCCTTCAAAATACCATCAGAGAAAGACACGTTTCTCAAATAT ACACAGCAACACCCAGAGAAACTGTGGGTACAGAAGCGTAATAGTCACCGGGGAATCAAGATAAAGAAAATCAAAG attTAGATTTGGCAAATGATGGCTCATTTGTTCAAGAATATGTAGACAAACCATTTCTTATTGATAAAAG AAAGTTTGACATTGGTGTGTACACAATCTTGACTTCTATTGACCCTCTCAGAGTATACATCGTGGAAGGAGAGGTTCTGCTAAG ATTCTGTGCTGCGGATTATCATCCATTTGATCCCACCAACACAAAGAAGTATGTGGTTGATGATAACTACACTCCAGTCTGGGAG ATGCCATCGCTAAAGAATATATATGATGAtggaatgtatacatgtaaggAGACTTTGGATACCTATCTCGAgcagacag GATGTAACCACCTGAAGCTTTGGGAGGATATTAAGGATTCCATCAGACAAGTATATCTACACAAAGAGAAGGAACTAATCTCTTCTTCAGCACGCTTCAGGAATGTTAG AAACTTCTTTGAGATGGTGCGGTTTGACTTTGTACTGGACGACCAATTAAATGTATATCTGATGGAA GTGAACATGTCCCCTAACCTGTCGTCAGGACATTTCTGGAGGAACAAGAGGATTTACGAACATGtggtgtacaatgtattatccCTCGTAGGTGTGGCCAAAAGCACCTCCAATGCATTTGAAGACAG TGACCTGGATGGGAAGGATATGTCAGCATCAGACAAAGATGTGACAGTGTTCCCGATGTGGTGTACAGAGAGAAAATGTTTGACAGACTGTCAGTCAGAG aAATGTTCAATCTGCCACCAGTGCCTTAATAGGGATACAAAAGAATCATTTAAACATGCGTTCATGGAGCACATAAACAGGGGTACTTGTCGGAGGATATTCCCAAAACCAGTG AAACAAGAGGAGGCGTTGAAATGGAGTCCAGCTACAGCAAATGAGGAGTATCACTCCCTCAACTCACGCAACAAGAAGATGTACATCTGGTTCATGGGCAAGTGTCGACTGGACCCTGGCTGGTGCTTCTAA